From the genome of Neodiprion pinetum isolate iyNeoPine1 chromosome 3, iyNeoPine1.2, whole genome shotgun sequence, one region includes:
- the LOC124214306 gene encoding uncharacterized protein: MDGNPKVDHIFRPWDVECKTETSPIQVNVKCDLINGNQVLPSPSSSVSVSGRSSSATVESNSSQGRENDNLTKLSSLVDRAISSTSTTDGSVEASSEIHIRPITPSGSFPFPSGNGPCLDHQKLIAWQEHIAACKRLEYQRHLAIEEAARALQHHETLVKQSKKLRPMKFPCPHCNVAFSNNGQLKGHIRIHTGFGGPEESKSRKTLESRFKS; this comes from the exons ATGGATGGAAACCCAAAAGTAGACCACATCTTCCGTCCGTGGGACGTAGAGTGTAAAACCGAGACGTCGCCGATCCAAGTGAACGTCAAGTGCGACCTGATAAATGGTAATCAAGTTCTCCCCTCGCCGTCAAGTTCCGTTTCCGTTTCCGGGAGAAGTTCCAGTGCCACCGTCGAGAGCAATAGTTCCCAAGGTCGAGAGAACGACAATCTTACGAAGCTGTCGAGCCTCGTCGATCGGGCGATTTCAAGCACATCGACAACCGATGGTTCCGTTGAAGCCAGCAGTGAAATC CACATCCGGCCAATTACCCCTTCGGGATCCTTCCCGTTTCCCAGTGGCAATGGACCCTGCCTTGACCACCAGAAACTCATCGCTTGGCAGGAACATATCGCGGCATGCAAGCGGTTGGAGTATCAAAGACATTTAGCTATCGAAGAGGCAGCGAGGGCGCTACAACATCACGAGACTCTTGTTAAACAGAGCAAGAAACTAAGGCCGATGAAGTTTCCTTGCCCCCACTGCAACGTCGCATTCAGTAACAACGGTCAACTCAAAGGACACATCCGGATCCACACCG GGTTCGGTGGACCAGAAGAGTCAAAGTCACGAAAGACCCTTGAATCCCGATTTAAATCCTAA
- the LOC124214604 gene encoding uncharacterized protein, translating into MADYFIQHPHIATGKFQSLRGKSDLAASWEQLVAELNKMGKDEKGKDVKSWKSTWRDNKTIVSQKVAKIRANRSRTGNLGDPRVKLTEREEKIMGIVGFDDVEGVECPDAFPEKQLNVIELLAEGDESILDEDGSILTWRDYVEASALDYTNIEFLENFDGGEATLEEGSSIPEENTDAALPPPPPPPPAITPSPANALAKPGPSGLNQQGTASRVTRPNSAHSWKIHETTSQLWLRHKFHAWRCLQNRWRRWPRITGRGTKTKEKGTRFSAHSSNLRKSGTKL; encoded by the exons ATGGCCGATTATTTTATCCAGCATCCGCACATCGCAACAGGGAAATTTCAATCTCTCCGTGGAAAATCGGATTTGGCCGCGTCGTGGGAGCAACTCGTGGCGGAACTGAACAAGATGGGAAAAGATGAGAAAGGGAAAGACGTAAAATCATGGAAATCA aCGTGGCGAGACAACAAGACCATTGTGTCGCAAAAAGTAGCGAAAATTCGAGCAAATCGTTCGAGGACAGGGAATTTGGGTGACCCTCGAGTGAAACTGACCgaacgagaggaaaaaattatgggcATTGTGGGCTTCGATGACGTGGAAGGAGTGGAATGCCCTGATGCCTTTCCCGAAAAACAG TTAAACGTCATAGAGCTACTGGCAGAAGGAGACGAGAGCATACTCGATGAGGATGGCAGCATCTTAACTTGGCGAGACTACGTCGAGGCCAGTGCTCTCGATTACACTA ATATAGAATTTCTCGAAAACTTCGATGGCGGGGAGGCAACTTTGGAGGAAGGCTCTTCAATACCTGAAGAAAATACAGACGCTGCATTGccaccaccaccgccaccTCCTCCAGCAATAACACCATCTCCAGCAAATGCATTGGCAAAACCTGGCCCGAGTGGCCTTAATCAACAAGGAACAGCCTCGAGAGTCACAAGACCTA ATTCGGCACACAGCTGGAAAATTCACGAAACGACTTCGCAACTCTGGCTGAGACACAAGTTTCATGCATGGAG atGTTTGCAAAATCGATGGAGAAGATGGCCGAGAATAACAGGCAGAGGAacgaaaacgaaagaaaaaggaacgaGATTCTCCGCACACTCGTCGAATCTCAGAAAGAGCGGGACTAAGTTATGA